One genomic segment of Bradyrhizobium diazoefficiens includes these proteins:
- a CDS encoding serine hydrolase, giving the protein MIAQMRDIVAAELAPTMTPDQPGGLAAALCAGGHVEFFNYGFADKATRRLVTSDTLFNLGSLRKPFEATLVALGALRGELRLDDVLPKYLPELTGDYVRRVTIGQLATHTSGMLLPTDHPPWPNDSFSRAQFIAMFNDWRPQAGEEPGKQRIYSHAGYVLLQLVLERCYAAPIATLLEQRILRPLGMNATFVPERGEDNRAAMDEAWMQRVVQGYSDHGMAIGPIGNQQSYFDFPGTGQMFSSARDLATFVAACADGRSIAPHLREALRMTQHEVFHVDDKFGQAMAWETVRLPGVAILDKPGGLNNASGYLGFVPARRIGIVLLANRGEYPHEIARYKILPVLARLVASH; this is encoded by the coding sequence ATGATTGCGCAGATGCGCGACATCGTCGCCGCCGAGCTGGCGCCGACCATGACGCCGGACCAGCCGGGCGGCCTCGCCGCAGCGCTTTGCGCCGGCGGCCATGTCGAGTTCTTCAACTACGGCTTTGCCGACAAGGCGACGCGCAGGCTGGTCACATCGGACACGCTGTTCAATCTCGGCTCCCTGCGCAAGCCGTTCGAGGCGACACTGGTCGCGCTCGGCGCGCTACGCGGTGAATTGCGGCTCGACGATGTCTTGCCGAAATATCTGCCCGAGCTCACCGGCGACTACGTCCGCCGCGTCACGATCGGCCAGCTCGCCACGCACACCTCGGGCATGCTGCTGCCGACCGACCATCCGCCCTGGCCGAACGACTCCTTCTCGCGTGCCCAATTCATCGCAATGTTCAACGATTGGAGACCGCAGGCCGGCGAGGAGCCTGGCAAGCAGCGCATCTACAGCCATGCCGGCTACGTGCTGCTTCAACTCGTGCTCGAGCGTTGTTACGCCGCGCCGATCGCGACGCTGCTCGAGCAGCGCATCCTCAGGCCGCTCGGCATGAACGCGACTTTTGTCCCCGAGCGCGGCGAGGACAACCGCGCCGCCATGGACGAAGCTTGGATGCAGCGCGTCGTGCAAGGCTATTCGGATCATGGCATGGCGATCGGGCCGATCGGCAACCAGCAGAGCTATTTTGATTTTCCCGGCACCGGCCAGATGTTCTCGTCCGCGCGCGATCTTGCGACCTTCGTTGCGGCCTGCGCCGACGGCCGCTCGATCGCTCCGCACCTGCGCGAGGCCTTGCGGATGACCCAGCATGAGGTCTTTCACGTCGACGACAAGTTCGGACAGGCGATGGCCTGGGAGACTGTGCGCCTGCCCGGTGTCGCCATCCTCGACAAGCCGGGCGGGCTCAACAACGCCTCCGGCTATCTCGGCTTCGTGCCGGCACGGCGGATCGGCATCGTCCTGCTCGCCAATCGCGGCGAATATCCGCACGAGATCGCGCGCTACAAGATCCTGCCCGTGCTGGCAAGGCTCGTCGCCTCGCATTGA
- a CDS encoding ArsR/SmtB family transcription factor, producing MANQSSRLDRIFAALADPTRRAIVMRLCAGEASVGELADPFDMALPSFMKHIQVLETSGLVQSEKSGRVRTCRLSPDALLGAEDWFQQQRAIWEARLDRFEAYVMKLKKERAAAKRPSKVAEKKTDKTTKRKGAE from the coding sequence ATGGCTAACCAATCATCCCGTCTCGACCGGATCTTCGCGGCGCTTGCCGATCCCACGAGGCGCGCGATCGTGATGCGGCTCTGCGCCGGCGAGGCGTCGGTCGGCGAACTTGCCGATCCCTTCGACATGGCGCTGCCGAGCTTCATGAAACACATTCAGGTGCTGGAGACGAGCGGGCTGGTTCAGTCGGAGAAATCCGGCCGCGTGCGCACCTGCCGTCTCAGTCCGGATGCGCTGCTCGGCGCCGAGGACTGGTTCCAGCAGCAGCGCGCGATCTGGGAGGCGCGGCTCGACCGGTTCGAAGCCTATGTGATGAAACTGAAGAAGGAGAGGGCGGCCGCCAAGCGGCCGTCCAAGGTGGCTGAAAAGAAAACCGACAAGACAACCAAACGGAAAGGTGCTGAGTGA
- a CDS encoding SRPBCC family protein has product MTNSANPALSQWSLDREIVMSRVIDAPRELVFEAWSDPKHLPQWFGPKGFEVETLEIDVRVGGVWRFNMIGPDGTVYPNRMRFRRIERPSLMEMDHGVDQDDDPGMFRFTVTFAEQSNGKTVLMMRQLTSSTEQRDGMIGFGAVEYGYQTLDKLAAYVGGMKR; this is encoded by the coding sequence ATGACGAATTCTGCCAACCCCGCGCTGTCGCAATGGTCGCTCGACCGCGAGATCGTGATGTCGCGCGTGATCGACGCGCCGCGCGAGCTGGTATTCGAGGCCTGGTCCGACCCGAAACATCTGCCGCAATGGTTCGGCCCGAAAGGCTTTGAGGTCGAGACCTTGGAGATCGACGTGCGGGTTGGTGGCGTCTGGCGCTTCAACATGATCGGTCCCGATGGGACGGTCTATCCAAACCGCATGCGCTTTCGCCGCATCGAGCGGCCGTCGCTGATGGAGATGGATCACGGCGTCGACCAGGACGACGATCCCGGCATGTTCCGCTTCACCGTCACTTTTGCCGAGCAGAGCAACGGCAAGACGGTGCTGATGATGCGGCAACTGACCTCGAGCACCGAGCAGCGCGACGGCATGATCGGCTTTGGCGCCGTCGAATACGGCTACCAGACGTTGGACAAGCTTGCGGCTTATGTGGGCGGGATGAAGCGGTGA
- a CDS encoding helix-turn-helix transcriptional regulator, translating into MPDSSYTNVVVAIYQAAARPELWGETLEFVTDYLGADSGMVLHLSALGGDDFIVHRRLRDDLNQLFLEGYTQNPYSYAFARAPVGKALVTEALVERDVLHRSAFHADILAPQGIEEIVAVRHADLSRDGAGGILFNVSKSRAGNAGHAATRLGDLVPHLSRAIDLTLLTSRLNAGQRQLDRLLANLSGAVILLDGRGAILHMTPAAEALLGECGGLAISKGSRLTLTAQMRSDALRLAASVRQALAVARGEERILDDTFQIKDPAGRRTLLVQMTPLPPPAFAPWTAIDGGARVMVQIVDPKASIDTQAERLRRLAGLTAAETRVAALLASGLGLTAAASVLGVSPNTVKTHARQVFAKTGVRSAAALARLVASIPAAPLRLAESS; encoded by the coding sequence ATGCCAGACTCCAGCTACACGAATGTTGTCGTTGCGATCTATCAGGCTGCTGCGCGGCCGGAGCTCTGGGGCGAGACACTCGAGTTCGTCACCGACTACCTCGGCGCCGACAGCGGCATGGTGCTGCATCTTTCCGCCTTGGGCGGCGACGATTTCATCGTCCACCGGCGTCTGCGCGACGACCTGAACCAACTCTTCCTCGAGGGCTATACCCAAAATCCCTATTCATACGCCTTCGCCCGCGCGCCGGTCGGCAAGGCGCTCGTCACCGAGGCGCTCGTCGAAAGGGACGTTCTGCATCGCAGCGCCTTTCATGCCGACATTCTTGCGCCGCAGGGAATCGAAGAGATCGTCGCGGTGCGCCACGCCGATCTGTCGCGGGACGGGGCCGGCGGCATTTTGTTCAACGTCTCGAAGTCGCGAGCCGGCAATGCCGGGCATGCGGCGACCCGTCTCGGCGATCTGGTCCCCCACCTCTCCCGCGCCATCGACCTGACGCTGCTGACAAGCCGCCTGAATGCCGGCCAGCGCCAGCTCGACCGCTTGCTCGCGAACCTGTCGGGCGCCGTCATTCTGCTGGACGGCCGTGGCGCAATACTCCATATGACGCCGGCCGCGGAGGCGTTGCTCGGCGAGTGCGGCGGCCTCGCAATCAGCAAGGGCAGCCGTCTCACTCTGACGGCGCAGATGCGCAGCGATGCCCTGCGCCTCGCAGCCAGCGTCCGGCAGGCGCTCGCCGTGGCGCGCGGCGAGGAGCGGATCCTGGACGACACGTTTCAGATCAAGGACCCGGCCGGCCGGCGTACCCTGCTCGTGCAGATGACGCCGCTTCCCCCGCCGGCGTTCGCGCCTTGGACCGCCATCGACGGCGGCGCGCGCGTCATGGTCCAGATCGTCGATCCCAAGGCGTCCATCGACACACAGGCCGAGCGGTTGCGGCGGCTGGCGGGACTGACCGCCGCCGAGACGCGCGTTGCCGCGCTGCTCGCCAGCGGCCTCGGGCTGACCGCAGCCGCAAGCGTGCTCGGCGTATCTCCGAACACGGTGAAGACACACGCCCGCCAGGTGTTTGCCAAGACTGGCGTGCGCTCCGCGGCCGCGTTGGCGCGGCTCGTGGCATCCATTCCGGCCGCGCCGCTGCGGCTCGCTGAGAGCTCGTAG
- a CDS encoding Bug family tripartite tricarboxylate transporter substrate binding protein, producing MTVTRRTFLGALALLGLPFAARAEDTWPSRMVRLISPYGPGGSNDISLRLLAEEFGRSLHQQFIVENKPGAGTRIANDLVAHAPGDGYTLLYVAAPYATAEALFGKLTYQRQNLQPVAMAVIAPLFLIISADAPFKTLPELIAYGKSKPDGLTFASPGAGSQPHLAGELLFRDAGVKGLNIPFRGDAASYTELLAGRVDATLTALPTALPYIQSGKFIVLGVASPERSTLYPQAPTLREQGFPNVAAAGWYGFMAPATTPRAIVDKLQTEVLRALAEPAIKDKLTAQGLEVRPGTAAAFGEFIDGETRKWTKLIREAGLKGE from the coding sequence ATGACAGTCACGCGTCGAACATTTTTGGGCGCCCTCGCCCTCTTGGGACTTCCATTCGCCGCACGCGCTGAGGACACTTGGCCCTCGCGCATGGTCCGGCTGATCTCGCCCTACGGGCCCGGCGGCTCCAATGACATCTCGTTGCGCCTGCTGGCCGAAGAATTCGGCCGCAGCCTGCATCAGCAGTTCATCGTCGAGAACAAGCCGGGCGCCGGCACGCGTATCGCCAACGACCTCGTCGCGCATGCGCCGGGCGATGGCTACACGCTGCTCTATGTCGCCGCGCCCTATGCCACCGCCGAAGCGCTGTTCGGCAAGCTGACCTATCAGCGCCAGAATCTTCAGCCGGTCGCGATGGCGGTGATCGCACCGCTGTTCCTGATCATCAGCGCAGACGCGCCGTTCAAGACGCTTCCCGAGTTGATCGCCTACGGCAAGTCGAAGCCGGACGGACTGACCTTCGCCTCGCCCGGCGCCGGGTCGCAGCCGCATCTTGCCGGCGAACTGCTGTTCCGTGACGCCGGCGTGAAAGGCCTCAACATTCCCTTCCGCGGCGATGCCGCCTCCTACACCGAGCTGCTCGCCGGGCGCGTCGATGCCACGCTGACGGCGCTTCCGACCGCGCTGCCCTATATCCAGAGCGGCAAATTCATCGTGCTCGGCGTCGCCTCGCCCGAGCGCAGCACGCTCTACCCGCAGGCGCCAACCCTGCGCGAACAGGGCTTTCCCAATGTGGCGGCCGCCGGCTGGTATGGCTTCATGGCGCCGGCCACGACGCCGCGCGCCATCGTGGACAAACTTCAGACCGAAGTGCTGCGCGCGCTCGCCGAACCCGCGATCAAGGACAAGCTGACCGCTCAGGGCCTGGAGGTGCGCCCGGGCACCGCCGCCGCGTTCGGCGAGTTCATCGACGGCGAGACCCGGAAATGGACCAAGCTGATCCGCGAGGCCGGGCTCAAGGGGGAGTGA
- a CDS encoding IclR family transcriptional regulator codes for MARTASKPTRASSSAAAVLASSADDAAFATTLAKGLVVLEAFKAGTTLLGNMELSRLTGIPRPTVARLTHTLAELGYLRYEAARTKYRLGARALRMAHPLLANMQFRQVARPMMQELAQSVRGTVSIGLLDGTSMIYVETARSGDVGPHVPDVGMPIPVVMTAMGRAAAATLPPADADRLERQIAAEDAGLWAAFRDRYRAGLTQCASRGFCTCFGEYIVAIHAVAAPLFHVPELDQSFSINCGIPAFRPQPGQLEGEIGPRIAALADSIRAVVHAAGPATETQQHNKRARK; via the coding sequence ATGGCTCGAACCGCGTCCAAACCGACCCGCGCCTCCTCGTCCGCCGCCGCGGTGCTGGCGTCGAGCGCCGATGACGCCGCCTTCGCAACGACGCTCGCAAAGGGTCTCGTGGTGCTCGAGGCCTTCAAGGCCGGGACCACGCTGCTCGGCAACATGGAGCTCTCCCGGCTGACGGGCATCCCGCGGCCGACCGTAGCGCGGCTGACGCACACCCTGGCCGAGCTCGGATATCTCCGCTATGAGGCCGCGCGCACGAAATACCGCTTGGGTGCGCGCGCCCTGCGGATGGCGCATCCGTTGCTCGCCAACATGCAGTTCCGGCAGGTGGCGCGGCCGATGATGCAGGAGCTCGCGCAGAGTGTCCGCGGCACGGTCTCGATCGGCCTGCTCGATGGGACCTCCATGATCTATGTCGAGACCGCGCGCTCCGGCGACGTCGGTCCTCACGTCCCCGATGTCGGCATGCCGATTCCGGTCGTGATGACCGCGATGGGCCGCGCCGCCGCGGCGACCCTGCCGCCGGCCGATGCGGACCGGCTCGAACGGCAGATCGCCGCCGAAGACGCCGGGCTGTGGGCGGCCTTCCGCGACCGATACCGCGCCGGGCTCACCCAATGCGCCAGCCGCGGCTTCTGCACCTGTTTTGGCGAATACATCGTCGCGATCCACGCCGTCGCCGCACCGCTGTTTCACGTGCCCGAGCTGGATCAGTCGTTCTCGATCAACTGCGGCATCCCCGCGTTCCGGCCGCAGCCGGGCCAGCTGGAGGGCGAGATCGGCCCGCGCATTGCCGCGCTCGCCGATAGCATCCGCGCGGTCGTGCACGCGGCGGGACCGGCGACCGAGACGCAACAGCACAACAAGAGGGCCAGGAAATGA